The Pasteurella multocida genome contains a region encoding:
- a CDS encoding CvpA family protein encodes MIDYIIIAIIAFSIIISLLRGFIREVMSVASWVVAFFVANHFYPYLANYLTQIESLYLRNGTAIAILFVATLIVGGIVNHILGELVDKTGLTGTDRVLGACFGLIRGVLIVAALLFFMDTFTNFSQTVWWKESKLIPHFGFIVEWFFQQLQATSSFINSTLNK; translated from the coding sequence ATGATTGATTATATTATCATCGCCATCATTGCATTTTCGATTATTATCAGTCTATTACGTGGATTTATTCGAGAAGTGATGTCAGTCGCAAGCTGGGTCGTTGCTTTTTTTGTGGCTAATCATTTTTATCCTTATCTCGCTAATTATTTAACCCAAATCGAATCCCTTTACTTGCGCAATGGCACGGCAATTGCGATCTTGTTTGTTGCTACATTAATTGTGGGTGGGATTGTGAATCATATTTTGGGTGAGTTAGTGGATAAGACAGGGTTAACTGGGACTGATCGCGTACTAGGTGCCTGTTTTGGACTTATTCGAGGCGTATTGATTGTGGCAGCATTGTTATTCTTTATGGATACCTTTACGAATTTTAGCCAAACTGTTTGGTGGAAAGAATCAAAACTCATTCCACATTTCGGCTTTATTGTTGAGTGGTTTTTTCAACAGTTACAAGCAACATCCAGTTTTATAAATTCAACATTAAATAAATAG
- the moeA gene encoding molybdopterin molybdotransferase MoeA, with translation MLPLEQVLTQMLAMLPTPDCAQAEQLPLQHAVNRICAEDIISPLNVPSFDNSAMDGYAVRLADLAQNLTLAVAGKSFAGAPFDGEWQTQSMVRIMTGAMLPAGADAVVMQEDVIVNEDGTVTFPEKIKAGQNIRYIGEDVKQGEVVLNKGSVLNAVSLPLLASLGIDNVKVFPRLKVAVLSTGDELVPVGQPLKEGQIYDTNRFTIQLLLEKLNCEILDFGLLPDNEQEFEKAFIEAQQQADLVITSGGVSVGEADFTKKVLEKVGQVNFWKIAMKPGKPFAFGRLKNAWFCGLPGNPVSALATFYQLVQPVIAKLSGYSQWKAPQHLTAIAVTKMKKAPGRLDFQRGFYQVNAQGQIEVQPVGFQGSHLFSSFVKSNCFIVLERERGNVEAGETVTIEPFNHLMS, from the coding sequence ATGTTGCCTCTTGAACAAGTACTGACTCAAATGCTCGCTATGTTGCCAACACCAGATTGTGCGCAAGCCGAACAACTCCCCCTTCAACACGCGGTGAATCGCATTTGTGCTGAGGATATCATTTCCCCGCTTAACGTGCCCTCATTTGATAACTCGGCGATGGACGGCTATGCGGTGCGGCTGGCAGATTTAGCACAAAATTTAACTCTCGCGGTCGCAGGAAAGTCCTTTGCGGGCGCACCTTTTGACGGGGAATGGCAAACACAAAGCATGGTCAGAATTATGACAGGAGCAATGTTGCCGGCGGGTGCGGATGCGGTGGTGATGCAAGAAGACGTGATCGTCAATGAGGATGGTACAGTCACTTTCCCTGAAAAGATTAAAGCCGGTCAAAATATTCGCTACATTGGCGAAGATGTCAAACAAGGTGAAGTGGTATTGAATAAAGGAAGCGTGTTAAATGCAGTTTCCTTACCCTTACTCGCCTCATTAGGCATAGATAACGTCAAGGTCTTTCCACGTTTGAAAGTAGCTGTGCTTTCGACTGGTGACGAACTTGTGCCGGTAGGACAACCGCTGAAAGAAGGTCAAATTTACGACACTAACCGTTTTACGATTCAATTGTTACTGGAAAAGCTCAATTGTGAGATTCTGGATTTCGGTTTATTACCGGATAACGAGCAAGAATTTGAAAAAGCCTTTATTGAGGCTCAACAGCAAGCGGATTTGGTGATCACAAGCGGTGGCGTTTCTGTGGGTGAAGCAGATTTTACCAAAAAAGTGCTTGAAAAAGTCGGTCAAGTGAATTTCTGGAAAATTGCGATGAAGCCGGGTAAGCCTTTTGCCTTTGGTCGATTAAAAAACGCCTGGTTCTGTGGTTTACCGGGTAATCCTGTGTCGGCATTGGCAACTTTTTATCAATTAGTACAACCGGTGATTGCCAAATTAAGTGGTTATAGCCAGTGGAAAGCGCCGCAACACTTGACAGCCATTGCAGTAACCAAGATGAAAAAAGCACCGGGGCGTTTAGATTTCCAACGTGGTTTCTATCAAGTGAATGCCCAAGGGCAAATTGAGGTGCAACCCGTTGGTTTTCAAGGTTCACATCTTTTTAGCTCTTTTGTGAAAAGTAACTGCTTTATTGTGCTAGAGCGTGAACGTGGCAATGTGGAAGCGGGCGAAACGGTCACAATCGAGCCATTTAACCATCTAATGAGTTAA
- the yfbV gene encoding terminus macrodomain insulation protein YfbV: MYFFIFLKKGQHYLKSWPLESKLGMIFPENRVIKATLFAQKFMPFLAVFAITWQQVYAKSDISALAIAVFSAIVALLIPLQGLYWLGKRSITPLSPQSAVWFYEICERLKQVNETLPILTEQPNYQNLADVLKKAQRKLDKAFWQEL, encoded by the coding sequence ATGTATTTTTTTATTTTTTTAAAAAAAGGTCAGCATTATTTAAAAAGTTGGCCATTGGAAAGTAAGCTAGGTATGATTTTTCCCGAAAACCGCGTGATTAAAGCAACGCTTTTCGCGCAAAAGTTTATGCCTTTTTTAGCTGTTTTTGCCATCACTTGGCAACAAGTTTACGCCAAATCCGATATCAGTGCATTAGCCATTGCTGTATTTAGCGCGATTGTTGCGCTGTTAATTCCGTTGCAAGGTTTGTATTGGTTAGGTAAACGTTCTATCACGCCCTTATCCCCACAAAGTGCGGTCTGGTTTTATGAAATTTGTGAGCGCTTAAAGCAAGTAAACGAAACTTTACCTATCTTAACAGAGCAGCCGAATTATCAAAATTTAGCTGATGTCCTGAAAAAAGCACAGCGAAAATTAGATAAAGCTTTTTGGCAAGAATTATAA
- a CDS encoding acetate kinase: MSQKLVLILNCGSSSLKFSILDPQTGEEKLSGLAEAFHLDDARIKWKLHGEKGNADLGAGAAHSEALNFIVNSIFPLDPSLKEDIVAIGHRIVHGGEKFTSSVVITDEVVQGIKDAVQFAPLHNPAHLIGIEEAFKMFPHLKDKNVAVFDTAFHQTMPEEAYLYALPYSLYREHGVRRYGAHGTSHFFVSQQAAERLNVPAEQVNVITCHLGNGASIAAVRHGQCIDTSMGLTPLEGLVMGTRSGDIDPAIVFYLHDNLGLSVEEINTLLTKKSGLLGLTEVTSDCRYAEDNYDKEAPAKRALDVFSYRLAKYIGSYMAVIGERLDAIVFTGGIGENSSLVRELTLNHLKLFGYQVDSDKNKAARFGHEGVITADNTPVAMVIPTNEELVIAQDTARLCIA, translated from the coding sequence ATGTCTCAAAAATTAGTCCTAATCTTAAACTGTGGTAGTTCTTCATTAAAATTCTCTATTTTGGACCCGCAAACTGGTGAAGAAAAATTGTCTGGTTTAGCCGAAGCATTTCATTTAGATGATGCGCGTATTAAATGGAAACTCCATGGTGAAAAAGGTAACGCTGATTTAGGTGCAGGTGCTGCACATAGTGAAGCACTTAACTTTATTGTAAATAGTATTTTCCCATTAGATCCATCTTTAAAAGAAGACATTGTTGCGATCGGTCACCGTATCGTTCATGGCGGTGAAAAATTCACGTCTTCTGTTGTCATTACGGATGAAGTGGTTCAAGGCATTAAAGACGCTGTTCAATTCGCCCCATTACACAACCCAGCACATTTAATCGGTATTGAAGAAGCCTTCAAAATGTTCCCTCATTTAAAAGATAAAAATGTGGCTGTCTTTGATACCGCTTTCCATCAAACCATGCCTGAGGAAGCTTATTTATATGCGCTACCTTATTCTTTATATAGAGAACATGGTGTACGTCGTTATGGCGCACATGGTACAAGTCATTTCTTTGTTAGCCAGCAAGCCGCTGAACGTTTAAATGTTCCGGCAGAACAAGTAAATGTCATTACCTGTCATTTAGGTAATGGTGCCTCTATCGCAGCAGTACGTCATGGACAATGTATTGACACCTCTATGGGCTTAACGCCATTAGAAGGTTTAGTCATGGGAACACGTTCTGGTGATATTGATCCAGCAATCGTCTTTTATTTACACGACAACCTTGGTTTATCTGTTGAAGAGATCAATACATTATTAACCAAAAAATCAGGCTTACTCGGTTTAACCGAAGTCACAAGCGACTGTCGTTATGCAGAAGATAACTATGACAAAGAAGCGCCAGCAAAACGTGCATTAGACGTATTTAGCTATCGTTTAGCAAAATATATTGGTTCTTACATGGCGGTTATCGGTGAACGTTTAGATGCTATCGTCTTCACGGGTGGTATTGGTGAAAACTCATCTTTAGTACGCGAGTTAACCTTAAACCATTTAAAACTGTTCGGTTATCAAGTGGATTCAGATAAAAACAAAGCGGCTCGCTTTGGTCATGAAGGGGTGATTACAGCAGACAATACGCCTGTTGCCATGGTGATCCCAACGAATGAAGAACTTGTTATTGCACAAGATACCGCGCGCCTTTGCATCGCGTAA
- the moeB gene encoding molybdopterin-synthase adenylyltransferase MoeB gives MTELSYQEELRYNRQIMLKAIDFEGQETLKQSKMLIVGLGGLGCAASQYLATAGVGHLTLLDFDTVSLSNLQRQVLHDNSRLAMPKVDSAKLSLQRLNPHIQIDTINAKLSTEKLAEIIPHFDVILDCTDNVEIRNQLDQVCQQAKVPLVSGAAIRLEGQVTVFTYQENTPTYRTLSQLFGENTLSCVEAGVLAPIVGIVGSIQALEAIKVRLNIGKNLCGRLLMIDGMTMSIREIKLPV, from the coding sequence ATGACCGAATTAAGTTATCAAGAAGAATTACGTTATAACCGCCAAATTATGCTCAAGGCGATAGATTTTGAGGGGCAAGAAACCCTCAAACAAAGCAAAATGCTGATTGTTGGCTTAGGCGGTTTAGGTTGTGCCGCCAGCCAATATTTAGCGACAGCTGGTGTGGGACATCTCACTTTGTTGGATTTTGATACGGTGTCGCTGTCGAACCTACAACGCCAGGTGTTGCACGATAACAGCCGTTTAGCGATGCCGAAAGTCGATTCGGCAAAACTGTCGTTGCAACGCTTAAATCCACATATTCAGATTGACACTATCAATGCCAAACTCTCAACAGAAAAACTGGCTGAAATCATACCGCACTTTGATGTGATTTTAGATTGCACCGACAATGTAGAAATTCGTAATCAGCTTGATCAGGTCTGCCAACAAGCGAAAGTGCCGTTAGTCTCTGGAGCGGCGATCCGCCTGGAAGGGCAAGTAACGGTATTTACTTATCAAGAAAATACGCCAACCTATCGTACATTAAGTCAATTATTTGGCGAGAATACGCTAAGTTGCGTCGAGGCGGGTGTATTAGCGCCTATTGTGGGCATTGTTGGTTCTATTCAAGCGCTAGAGGCGATTAAAGTGCGGTTAAATATCGGTAAGAATTTATGTGGCAGATTACTGATGATTGATGGTATGACCATGTCTATTCGAGAAATCAAATTGCCTGTTTAA
- the purF gene encoding amidophosphoribosyltransferase: MCGIVGIVSQSPVNQSIYDALTLLQHRGQDAAGIVTVDDENRFRLRKANGLVSDVFEQVHMLRLQGNAGIGHVRYPTAGSSSVSEAQPFYVNSPYGLTLVHNGNLTNSSELKEKLFRLARRHVNTNSDSELLLNILANHLDHFEKYQLDPQDVFSAVKQTHQDIRGAYACIAMIIGHGMVAFRDPNGIRPLVLGKREENGKTEYMFASESIALDTVGFEFVRDVQPGEAIYVTFEGEMYAQQCADKPTLTPCIFEYVYFARPDSCIDGVSVYAARVHMGQRLGEKIAREWADVDDIDVVIPVPETSNDIALRIARVLNKPYRQGFVKNRYVGRTFIMPGQALRVSSVRRKLNTIASEFKDKNVLLVDDSIVRGTTSEQIVEMARAAGAKKIYFASAAPEIRYPNVYGIDMPTKNELIAYGRDVDEIANLIGVDKLIFQDLDALTGSVQQENPSIQDFDCSVFTGVYVTGDITPEYLDNIAEQRNDIAKKKREKDATNLEMHNEK; the protein is encoded by the coding sequence ATGTGTGGTATTGTTGGTATTGTTAGCCAAAGCCCCGTTAACCAATCAATTTATGATGCGTTAACCTTATTGCAACACCGCGGGCAAGACGCCGCCGGGATTGTAACCGTAGATGATGAAAACCGATTCCGCTTGCGTAAAGCGAACGGGTTAGTCAGCGATGTATTTGAACAAGTTCATATGTTACGTTTACAAGGCAATGCTGGCATTGGACATGTTCGTTATCCTACGGCTGGGAGCTCAAGTGTCTCTGAAGCGCAACCTTTTTATGTAAATTCGCCTTATGGCTTAACCTTAGTGCATAATGGTAACTTGACCAATTCAAGTGAATTAAAAGAAAAGTTATTTCGTCTCGCACGTCGCCATGTAAATACCAATTCAGATTCTGAATTATTACTCAATATCTTAGCCAATCACCTTGATCACTTCGAAAAATACCAATTAGATCCGCAAGATGTATTCAGTGCTGTCAAACAAACGCATCAGGATATTCGTGGTGCTTATGCTTGTATCGCCATGATTATTGGTCATGGTATGGTCGCGTTTCGTGATCCGAACGGTATCCGTCCGTTAGTGTTAGGGAAACGCGAGGAAAATGGCAAAACAGAGTATATGTTTGCCTCCGAAAGTATCGCATTAGATACAGTGGGTTTTGAGTTTGTACGAGATGTACAACCCGGCGAAGCGATTTATGTCACGTTTGAAGGGGAAATGTATGCTCAGCAATGCGCAGACAAACCAACATTAACACCTTGTATTTTTGAATACGTCTATTTTGCACGTCCAGACTCTTGCATCGATGGGGTTTCTGTTTATGCTGCCCGTGTTCATATGGGACAACGTTTAGGTGAAAAAATTGCACGGGAATGGGCGGATGTGGATGATATTGATGTGGTCATTCCTGTGCCTGAAACCTCTAACGATATTGCTTTACGTATTGCGCGCGTGTTAAATAAACCGTATCGTCAAGGTTTTGTGAAAAATCGCTATGTAGGACGTACGTTTATTATGCCGGGGCAGGCATTGCGAGTCAGTTCTGTTAGACGTAAACTCAATACCATTGCTTCAGAATTTAAAGATAAGAATGTGTTATTAGTTGACGACTCGATTGTACGTGGTACCACGTCTGAACAAATTGTCGAAATGGCGAGAGCGGCAGGTGCGAAGAAAATTTATTTTGCCTCTGCTGCACCAGAAATTCGTTATCCAAATGTGTATGGTATTGATATGCCAACCAAAAATGAATTGATCGCTTATGGTCGTGATGTAGATGAAATTGCTAACTTAATTGGTGTGGATAAATTGATTTTCCAAGATTTGGATGCGTTAACTGGTTCTGTGCAACAAGAAAATCCAAGTATTCAAGACTTTGATTGTTCGGTGTTTACAGGGGTTTATGTGACGGGCGATATTACACCTGAATATCTGGATAATATTGCAGAACAGCGTAATGATATCGCCAAGAAAAAGCGTGAAAAAGATGCTACCAATCTTGAAATGCACAATGAAAAATAA
- the folE gene encoding GTP cyclohydrolase I FolE, with product MNKISPEAEKVRNALLSKGIETPMITPEQDRDTRRAGIEQHMREVMKLIGLDLRDDSLEETPVRLAKMFVDEIFSGLDYANFPKITNIENRMKVSEMVLVNDVTLTSTCEHHFVTIDGMVSVAYYPKKWVIGLSKINRIVAFFAQRPQVQERLTEQILLAFQTILETDDVAVYVKATHFCVKCRGIKDTNSYTVTSAFGGVFLDDRETRKEFLTLINK from the coding sequence ATGAACAAGATTTCACCAGAAGCAGAAAAAGTCCGCAACGCATTATTAAGTAAGGGGATTGAAACCCCAATGATTACCCCAGAACAAGACAGAGATACGCGTCGAGCGGGGATTGAACAACATATGCGTGAAGTGATGAAGCTGATTGGGTTAGATTTACGTGATGATAGTTTAGAAGAAACCCCCGTACGTTTGGCGAAAATGTTTGTTGATGAAATTTTCAGTGGGTTAGACTATGCGAATTTCCCGAAAATTACTAACATTGAAAATCGTATGAAAGTCAGTGAAATGGTGTTGGTGAATGACGTGACGTTAACCAGTACTTGTGAACACCATTTTGTGACCATTGATGGGATGGTTTCGGTGGCGTATTACCCGAAAAAATGGGTTATTGGGTTGTCTAAAATTAATCGTATCGTGGCGTTTTTTGCGCAACGTCCACAAGTACAAGAGCGTTTGACTGAACAAATTTTGTTGGCATTCCAAACGATTTTAGAAACGGACGATGTGGCGGTGTATGTGAAGGCTACTCATTTCTGCGTGAAATGCCGTGGCATTAAAGATACCAACAGTTATACAGTGACATCTGCATTTGGTGGTGTCTTTTTAGATGACCGTGAAACGCGTAAAGAGTTTTTAACCTTAATTAATAAATAA
- a CDS encoding UbiX family flavin prenyltransferase has protein sequence MKNDKKRLIIGISGASGAIYAIRLLEVLKPLDHIETHLIISNAAKQTIAAETDYSIQAVKALADVNYDVRDIGAAISSGSYRTLGMIILPCSIKTLSGIAHSYTDDLITRAADVCLKERKPLVLCVRETPLHLGHLRLMTQAAEIGAQITPLMPAFYHHPKTVQDIVDQSVNRLCDQFEIQLAQDLFQRWGGERSK, from the coding sequence ATGAAAAACGACAAAAAACGCCTCATTATTGGTATTTCTGGTGCATCAGGTGCGATTTATGCGATTCGCTTATTGGAAGTGCTTAAACCGCTTGATCACATTGAAACCCATTTAATTATCAGCAATGCCGCTAAACAAACCATTGCAGCAGAAACGGATTACAGCATTCAAGCGGTCAAGGCATTGGCGGATGTAAATTATGATGTGCGTGATATTGGTGCAGCAATTTCGTCTGGCTCTTACCGCACCTTAGGTATGATTATCCTGCCTTGTTCCATCAAAACCTTATCAGGCATTGCGCATAGTTATACCGATGATTTGATCACACGTGCCGCTGATGTGTGTTTAAAAGAACGTAAACCCTTGGTGTTATGTGTACGTGAAACGCCATTACATTTAGGGCATCTTCGTTTAATGACTCAAGCCGCTGAAATTGGCGCACAAATCACGCCATTGATGCCGGCGTTTTATCATCACCCGAAAACAGTGCAAGACATTGTGGATCAAAGTGTCAACCGCTTATGCGATCAATTCGAAATTCAATTAGCACAGGATTTGTTTCAGCGTTGGGGTGGGGAGCGCAGTAAATAA
- the pta gene encoding phosphate acetyltransferase encodes MSRTIILIPISAGVGLTSVSLGLTHALEQKGAKVGFMKPISQPNSGEDMIDRTTSIIRTSTTIETSEPFMLSVAESLIGQNQSDVVLEKIVENHQQLAKNNEIVVVEGLIPTRKHSYANSINYEIAQALDAEIILVAAPATETPAELKERIKAAASLFGSKNNPNLLGVVINKFNAPIDESGRTRPDLAEIFDSFQHTQNQVSEIYHLFEKSPIKILACIPWSAELIATRAIDLAKHLGAAIIHEGAINERRIRGITFCARNLTNMVEHFRVGSLLVTSADRPDVIVAAALSAMNGVEIAGVLLTGGYKIDAQIKKLCQHAIESTGLPVFRVEGNTWQTALALQSFNLEVPVDDKERIEKIKHYISDLLDSNFIDSLAAASSRLRRLSPPAFRFQLTELARQAQKRIVLPEGDEPRTVKAAALCAERGIAECVLLATPESVMRVAEAQGIQLGKGITIIDPATVRENYVARLVELRKNKGMTEDSAREQLEDNVVLGTMMLEANEVDGLVSGAVHTTANTIRPPMQIIKTAPGNSIVSSIFFMLLPDQVLVYGDCAVNPDPTAEQLAEIAIQSADSAKAFGIDPKVAMISYSTGTSGSGADVEKVKEATRLAQEKRPDLIIDGPLQYDAAVMEDVARSKAPNSPVAGKATVFIFPDLNTGNTTYKAVQRSADLVSIGPMLQGMRKPVNDLSRGALVDDIVYTIALTAIQATQ; translated from the coding sequence ATGTCACGTACAATTATCCTTATCCCGATTAGTGCTGGTGTAGGCTTAACCAGTGTCAGCTTAGGTTTAACACATGCACTGGAGCAAAAAGGGGCGAAAGTCGGCTTTATGAAACCAATTTCTCAGCCGAACTCAGGTGAAGATATGATTGATCGCACAACATCAATTATTCGCACCAGTACCACCATTGAAACCAGTGAACCATTTATGTTAAGTGTAGCTGAATCACTCATCGGTCAAAATCAATCTGATGTGGTACTAGAAAAAATTGTTGAAAATCATCAACAACTCGCCAAAAACAATGAAATTGTCGTGGTGGAAGGTTTAATCCCTACGCGTAAGCATTCTTATGCCAATAGCATTAACTATGAAATTGCTCAAGCACTTGATGCGGAAATCATTCTTGTTGCAGCACCGGCGACGGAAACACCGGCAGAACTCAAAGAACGCATCAAAGCCGCAGCCTCATTATTTGGCAGCAAAAATAACCCTAATTTACTTGGTGTTGTGATCAATAAATTTAATGCGCCGATTGATGAATCTGGTCGTACTCGCCCTGACTTGGCAGAAATTTTTGATTCTTTCCAACACACACAAAATCAAGTATCTGAGATTTATCATTTATTTGAGAAAAGCCCAATTAAAATCTTGGCATGTATTCCTTGGAGCGCAGAATTAATTGCGACTCGTGCCATTGATTTAGCCAAACATTTAGGTGCTGCCATTATTCATGAAGGCGCGATCAATGAACGTCGCATTCGTGGCATCACTTTCTGTGCACGTAATTTGACCAATATGGTGGAACATTTCCGCGTTGGAAGTTTACTTGTCACTTCCGCGGATCGTCCTGATGTGATCGTCGCAGCGGCATTATCTGCCATGAATGGCGTTGAAATTGCTGGTGTTTTATTAACCGGTGGTTACAAAATTGATGCACAAATCAAGAAACTCTGTCAACACGCGATCGAAAGTACAGGTTTACCAGTCTTCCGTGTCGAAGGCAACACTTGGCAAACTGCACTGGCACTACAAAGTTTTAACCTCGAAGTGCCTGTTGATGATAAAGAACGTATCGAAAAAATTAAACATTATATTAGCGACCTACTCGACAGCAATTTTATCGATTCATTAGCGGCAGCTTCTTCTCGTTTACGTCGTTTATCGCCGCCTGCTTTCCGTTTCCAATTAACCGAATTAGCACGTCAAGCGCAAAAACGCATTGTATTGCCTGAAGGGGATGAACCACGTACAGTAAAAGCTGCTGCCTTATGTGCAGAGCGTGGTATCGCTGAATGTGTGTTATTAGCTACACCAGAATCCGTCATGCGCGTTGCCGAAGCACAAGGCATACAATTAGGCAAAGGGATTACGATTATTGATCCTGCTACAGTGCGTGAAAACTATGTTGCACGTTTAGTGGAATTGCGTAAAAACAAAGGCATGACCGAAGATTCTGCACGTGAACAATTAGAAGACAATGTGGTACTTGGTACGATGATGTTAGAAGCGAACGAAGTAGATGGTTTAGTCTCTGGTGCCGTACATACGACAGCCAATACTATTCGTCCGCCGATGCAAATCATCAAAACTGCACCGGGTAATTCGATTGTGTCTTCAATCTTCTTCATGTTATTACCTGATCAAGTCTTGGTTTATGGTGACTGCGCAGTCAACCCAGATCCAACAGCAGAACAATTAGCAGAAATCGCGATTCAATCCGCAGACTCAGCCAAAGCCTTTGGTATTGATCCAAAAGTGGCGATGATCTCTTACTCAACTGGTACTTCTGGTAGTGGTGCAGATGTAGAGAAAGTGAAAGAAGCCACTCGTCTGGCACAAGAAAAACGTCCAGATTTAATCATCGACGGTCCATTACAATATGATGCAGCAGTGATGGAAGATGTGGCGCGTTCTAAAGCACCAAATTCACCAGTAGCAGGTAAAGCGACGGTCTTTATTTTCCCTGATTTGAATACCGGTAATACCACTTATAAAGCGGTACAACGCTCTGCTGACCTTGTGTCTATTGGACCGATGTTACAAGGGATGCGTAAACCAGTGAATGATTTATCACGTGGTGCGTTAGTGGACGATATCGTGTACACAATTGCCTTAACTGCAATTCAAGCAACACAATAA